The sequence GGCCAGGGGATGAACCTCGGGCTGCGCGACGTCGCCGCGCTCGCGGACACGCTCGCGAATCGCGAAGCGTTCCGCGATCTCGGCGACACCGTGCTGCTGCGCCGCTACGAGCGTGCGCGGCGCGAGGACATTCGCGCGCTGATGATCGCGACCGACGGCCTGCAGCGGCTCTTCTCGCTGCCGGGCGCGGTTGCGCGCATCGTGCGCAACACGGGGATGGCGCTCGTCGGCGCGCAGCCGCTCGTCAAGCGCTGGCTGGTCGCGTCGGCGCTCGGCTGACGGACCGGCGCGTCCGGCGAACCTTCGCGCGGCGCGGCGGTCCGACTCTGCTTGACCACGGTCGTACACTGTGACGGTGCACGCACGCTTTGAAGGATGATTTGCATGAAAAAGACAATTCGTATCGCCGCGCTCGCGCTGGCCGCCGCGACGGCGACGCTCGGCTGCACCGCGCAGGCCGATCAATCCACCGACAAGCTGAAGGCAGCGCTGCAGTCGCGCCTCGGCGCCGACGCCCCGATCAAGAGCGTGACGAAATCGCCGATCGCGGGCTTGTACGAAGTCAATCTCGGTTCGCAGATCGTCTACAGCGATGCATCGGGCGACTACGTGCTGCTCGGCGAGCTCGTCAACACGAAGACGCACAAGAACCTGACGGCCGAGCGCCTCGCCGAAATCAACAAGATCGATTTCGCGAGCCTGCCGCTTTCGAATGCGATCAAGGTCGTGAAGGGCAACGGCGCGCGCAAGATCGCGGTGTTCTCCGATCCGAACTGCCCGTACTGCAAGAAGCTCGAGACGACGCTGCAGTCGGTCGACAACGTGACCGTCTACACGTTCCTGTACCCGGTGTTGTCGCCCGATTCGACTGTGAAGTCGAAGTCGATCTGGTGCGCGAGCGACCGTGTGAAGACGTGGCAGGCATGGATGCTCGAGCATCGCACGCCCTCGGTGGCGGCGAGCTGCGACACGACCGCGCTCGACAAGAATCTCGCGCTCGGCCGCGGGATGAACGTGACGGGCACGCCGACCGTGTTCCTCGCCGACGGCAGCCGCCTGCCGGGCGCCGTGTCCGCAGACGAACTGAATCAGGCGCTCGCCGGCGTCAAGTGACGCGGCATTTCTCGCATCGCGAAGGAGGCGTCGGCGCTCGGCCGGCGCCTCTTTTCGTATCCGTTCCCGCTTGCCCCGACCGATTCCGACGATGAAGCCGATTCGCTACACGATCGTTCCGAAAGACCCCGCCGCCCACCTGTTCGAAGTGACGCTCACGCTCGCCGATCCCGATCCGGCCGGGCAGCGCTTCTCGCTGCCCGTTTGGATTCCGGGCAGCTACATGGTGCGCGAGTTCGCGCGCAACATCGTGACGCTGCGCGCGTTCAACGAAGCGGGCCGCAAGCTGCGGATCGGCAAGCTCGACAAGCAGACCTGGCAGGCCGCGCCGACGTCCGGATCGATCACGCTGCGCTACGACGTCTACGCGTGGGATCTGTCGGTGCGCGCCGCGCATCTCGACGACACGGGCGGCTTCTTCAACGGCACGAGCGTGTTCCTCGCGCCGCTCGGCCATGAAGACGCGCCGTGCGAGGTGACGATCGAGCGCCCGGCGGGCGACGCGTACCGGCGCTGGCGCGTCGCGACCGCGCTGCCGCAGGCGCACGGCACGAAGCGCTACGGCTTCGGCGCGTACCGCGCGGAGAACTACGACGAGCTGATCGATCATCCCGTCACGCTCGGCGAATTCGCGCTCGCGACGTTCGAGGCGCACGGCGTGCCGCACGACGTCGCGATCGCGGGCCGCGTGACGGGCCTCGATCTCGAACGGCTCGCGGCCGACCTGAAACGCGTGTGCGAAGCGCAGATCGCGCTCTTCGAGCCGAAGACGAAGCGCGCGCCGATGTCCCGCTACGTATTCATGACGCAGGCGGTGAGCGACGGATACGGCGGGCTCGAGCATCGCGCGTCGACGGCGCTCATCTGCAGTCGCGCCGATTTGCCGGTGAAGGGGCGTCCGGAGAAAACGGAAGGCTATCGAACGTATCTCGGCCTGTGCAGCCACGAGTACTTTCATACGTGGAACGTGAAGCGGATCAAGCCGGCCGCGTTCGCGCCGTACGATCTGTCCGGCGAGAGCTATACGTCGCTGCTGTGGCTCTTCGAAGGCTTCACGTCGTACTACGACGACCTGATGCTCGTGCGCAGCGGCCTCATTTCGCAGAGCGACTACTTCGCGCTCGTCGGCCGCACGATCGCGGGCGTGCAGCGCGGCGCCGGCCGGCTCAAGCAGAGCGTCGCCGAAAGCTCATTCGATGCGTGGATCAAGTATTACCGGCAGGACGAGAACGCGACGAACGCGATCGTCAGCTACTACACGAAGGGCTCGCTCGTCGCGCTCGCGTTCGATCTCGCGATTCGCGCGCAGACTCGCCATCGCAAGTCGCTCGACGACGTGATGCGGCTGCTCTGGCAGCGCTTTGGGCGCGACTTCTACCACGGCAGGCCGCACGGCGTCGGCGAGGACGACGTGAAGGCGCTGATCGCCGAAGCGACGGGCGTCGATCTCGGCCGCTTGTTCGACGATGCGGTGTCCGGCACGCGCGACCTGCCGCTCGCCGAGCTGCTGGAGCCGTTCGGCGTGACGCTCGCGCCCGACACGGGCGCGAACGGCTCGGCCGATGCGCGCCCGTTGCCGACGCTCGGCGCGCGCACGCGAGGCGGCGCGGAATGCACGCTCGCGGCCGTGTACGAAGGCGGCGCCGCGCATCGCGCGGGGCTGTCGGCGGGCGACGCGCTGGTCGCGGTCGACGGGCTGCGCGTGAC comes from Burkholderia savannae and encodes:
- a CDS encoding DsbC family protein, producing MKKTIRIAALALAAATATLGCTAQADQSTDKLKAALQSRLGADAPIKSVTKSPIAGLYEVNLGSQIVYSDASGDYVLLGELVNTKTHKNLTAERLAEINKIDFASLPLSNAIKVVKGNGARKIAVFSDPNCPYCKKLETTLQSVDNVTVYTFLYPVLSPDSTVKSKSIWCASDRVKTWQAWMLEHRTPSVAASCDTTALDKNLALGRGMNVTGTPTVFLADGSRLPGAVSADELNQALAGVK
- a CDS encoding M61 family metallopeptidase, coding for MKPIRYTIVPKDPAAHLFEVTLTLADPDPAGQRFSLPVWIPGSYMVREFARNIVTLRAFNEAGRKLRIGKLDKQTWQAAPTSGSITLRYDVYAWDLSVRAAHLDDTGGFFNGTSVFLAPLGHEDAPCEVTIERPAGDAYRRWRVATALPQAHGTKRYGFGAYRAENYDELIDHPVTLGEFALATFEAHGVPHDVAIAGRVTGLDLERLAADLKRVCEAQIALFEPKTKRAPMSRYVFMTQAVSDGYGGLEHRASTALICSRADLPVKGRPEKTEGYRTYLGLCSHEYFHTWNVKRIKPAAFAPYDLSGESYTSLLWLFEGFTSYYDDLMLVRSGLISQSDYFALVGRTIAGVQRGAGRLKQSVAESSFDAWIKYYRQDENATNAIVSYYTKGSLVALAFDLAIRAQTRHRKSLDDVMRLLWQRFGRDFYHGRPHGVGEDDVKALIAEATGVDLGRLFDDAVSGTRDLPLAELLEPFGVTLAPDTGANGSADARPLPTLGARTRGGAECTLAAVYEGGAAHRAGLSAGDALVAVDGLRVTGSNLDALLARYRPGDKVEIHAFRRDELRAAQLKLDGPEIARYKLTAQPKPAATRAHRDAWLGLPAARDRR